The following are encoded in a window of Candidatus Methylomirabilota bacterium genomic DNA:
- a CDS encoding transcription termination/antitermination protein NusA, translating to MGIDLLQVIEQVGREKEIDSAVLIEAVSAAILSASRKTLGTALDLRVEFDRQARCFKLYAVRKVVEQVMNPHVETSVEEAQRLHPGAQPGDEVKFEVQAKEFGRIAAQTAKQVIIQRVKEAERESVFQAFRARVGELVGGVVQRVAKGNVIVNLGKAEAVLPPREQLPREDYRVGDRIRAYVLDVKKLPRGSQVVLSRTHPGLLAKLLEIEVPEIYEGIVEIKAVARDAGERAKVAVASRDSNVDPVGACVGYRGSRIQAIVRELMGEKVDVITWKDDPASFVRSALAPAEIESVEVVEATHTLHVLVADGQLSLAIGKRGQNARLAAKLLGWKVDVKGRGEVQRAPEEPIQPAIEGQVPAAERSTEEIPQLAKVLGVGEKLADRLIEAGLDSCQKLAHASDDALVQVEGIGPKTAQKLIEAAKAALASGDE from the coding sequence ATGGGCATCGATTTACTGCAGGTCATAGAACAGGTCGGGCGAGAGAAAGAGATCGACTCGGCGGTGCTGATCGAGGCGGTCAGCGCGGCGATCCTTTCAGCATCCCGCAAGACGCTGGGGACGGCCCTCGACCTGCGCGTAGAGTTCGACCGACAGGCGCGTTGCTTCAAGCTGTACGCAGTGCGGAAGGTCGTCGAGCAGGTTATGAACCCCCACGTCGAGACCTCCGTTGAAGAGGCTCAACGACTTCATCCCGGGGCCCAACCTGGCGACGAGGTCAAGTTCGAGGTGCAGGCGAAAGAGTTCGGCCGGATTGCCGCCCAGACCGCAAAGCAGGTGATCATTCAGCGAGTCAAAGAGGCTGAGCGGGAGAGCGTCTTTCAGGCCTTTCGGGCCAGGGTGGGTGAATTGGTGGGCGGTGTCGTACAGCGGGTGGCCAAGGGTAACGTCATCGTCAATCTCGGGAAGGCTGAGGCCGTTCTCCCGCCAAGAGAACAACTTCCCCGTGAGGATTACAGAGTTGGCGATCGGATTCGAGCGTACGTGCTGGATGTGAAGAAACTCCCCCGTGGATCACAGGTCGTGCTCTCGCGAACGCATCCCGGGCTGTTGGCCAAGCTGCTCGAGATCGAAGTTCCGGAGATCTACGAAGGGATTGTCGAGATCAAGGCAGTTGCCCGAGATGCGGGCGAACGAGCCAAGGTAGCGGTCGCCTCGCGAGACAGCAATGTCGATCCGGTAGGCGCCTGTGTGGGCTATCGTGGGAGTCGGATTCAGGCCATCGTCAGGGAGCTGATGGGCGAGAAGGTCGATGTCATTACCTGGAAAGACGATCCGGCGTCCTTTGTCCGAAGTGCGCTTGCGCCGGCCGAGATTGAGAGTGTCGAGGTTGTCGAGGCGACCCATACGCTTCATGTGTTAGTGGCCGACGGCCAGCTCTCCCTCGCTATCGGCAAAAGGGGACAGAATGCCCGGTTGGCGGCGAAGCTGCTGGGATGGAAGGTCGATGTCAAGGGTCGAGGGGAGGTTCAGAGGGCACCTGAGGAGCCGATTCAGCCGGCGATCGAGGGTCAGGTGCCGGCGGCGGAGCGTTCGACCGAGGAGATCCCGCAGTTGGCGAAAGTGCTGGGTGTAGGAGAGAAGTTGGCCGATCGCTTGATTGAGGCCGGGCTGGACAGTTGTCAGAAACTGGCCCATGCCTCGGACGACGCCCTGGTCCAGGTGGAGGGGATTGGGCCAAAGACGGCCCAGAAATTGATTGAGGCTGCGAAGGCGGCCCTCGCCTCTGGAGATGAGTAG
- a CDS encoding ribosome maturation factor RimP, giving the protein MAGEVIERVRSIALPLFTELGLELVDIEFRREIGGWVLRLYLDKSGGVTLGDCQRVSEELSDLLDVENLINHPYTLEVSSPGVNRPLRREADFLRFVGQRARIGTSQAIEGQRRFLGVLKGYEDGTVSLERENGTVVSIPHALIVKARLDPIL; this is encoded by the coding sequence ATGGCTGGGGAGGTGATCGAGCGCGTCAGGTCGATTGCCCTTCCGCTCTTCACGGAATTAGGGCTCGAGTTGGTAGATATCGAGTTCCGTCGAGAGATAGGCGGCTGGGTGCTCCGCCTCTATCTCGATAAGAGTGGCGGGGTGACCCTGGGGGATTGCCAGCGAGTAAGCGAAGAGCTGAGCGATCTTCTGGATGTCGAGAACCTGATCAACCATCCGTACACGCTCGAGGTGTCTTCACCTGGTGTGAACCGGCCACTGCGCCGGGAGGCGGACTTTCTTCGTTTTGTCGGCCAACGGGCGAGGATCGGCACGTCGCAGGCCATTGAGGGCCAACGGCGGTTTCTCGGCGTGCTGAAGGGGTACGAGGACGGAACGGTATCGCTGGAACGGGAGAATGGGACGGTTGTGTCCATTCCCCATGCGCTGATTGTGAAGGCTCGTTTGGATCCAATCCTTTGA